A region of Nocardioides alkalitolerans DNA encodes the following proteins:
- a CDS encoding ABC transporter substrate-binding protein, whose protein sequence is MRNPSPSRGVRRVRPALAVVGVLALGAGVLAGCASDSSEATSGGGAGGAVRATDATGVEVALDAPAERIACLTMICVDALTEVGITPVAYRDQLALDERYAGPDADMREITGGFGEENVEDIALAAPDLVIGLAGAQDGLRDAVEEIAPLYLVDPGSWEESVEVLRTVGELTGTQEAADAAADAFTERVEHAAEHRSDLTTLSMFGEPGSLGVDSVATPVGSLLAEVSDYPWEAGADPFATVAVEQVAAVDPDVVFAQAFSASSDTEPLSERLASDPQWAQLAAARNDRVVEVEAPVWATGRGTISLGIVLDQVEAELGIEH, encoded by the coding sequence ATGCGCAACCCGAGCCCGTCCCGCGGCGTCCGCCGCGTCCGTCCCGCCCTCGCCGTCGTCGGCGTCCTCGCCCTCGGAGCCGGGGTGCTCGCGGGGTGTGCGAGCGACTCCTCCGAGGCGACCTCCGGGGGCGGTGCCGGCGGCGCGGTCCGCGCCACCGACGCCACCGGGGTCGAGGTCGCCCTCGACGCCCCCGCCGAGCGCATCGCCTGCCTCACCATGATCTGCGTCGACGCCCTCACCGAGGTCGGCATCACCCCGGTCGCCTACCGGGACCAGCTGGCGCTCGACGAGCGGTACGCCGGGCCCGACGCCGACATGCGCGAGATCACCGGCGGGTTCGGCGAGGAGAACGTCGAGGACATCGCCCTCGCCGCCCCCGACCTGGTCATCGGTCTCGCCGGCGCCCAGGACGGCCTGCGGGACGCGGTCGAGGAGATCGCGCCGCTCTACCTGGTCGACCCGGGCTCCTGGGAGGAGTCGGTCGAGGTCCTGCGCACCGTCGGCGAGCTGACCGGCACGCAGGAGGCCGCCGACGCGGCCGCCGACGCGTTCACGGAGCGGGTCGAGCACGCCGCCGAGCACCGCTCCGACCTCACGACGCTCTCGATGTTCGGTGAGCCCGGTTCGCTCGGCGTCGACTCGGTCGCGACCCCGGTGGGCTCGCTGCTGGCGGAGGTGAGCGACTACCCGTGGGAGGCGGGGGCCGACCCGTTCGCGACCGTCGCCGTGGAGCAGGTCGCCGCCGTCGATCCCGACGTCGTCTTCGCGCAGGCGTTCTCGGCCTCGAGCGACACCGAGCCGCTGTCGGAGCGCCTCGCGAGCGACCCGCAGTGGGCGCAGCTCGCCGCCGCCCGCAACGACCGCGTCGTCGAGGTCGAGGCGCCCGTGTGGGCGACCGGCCGCGGCACGATCTCGCTCGGCATCGTGCTCGACCAGGTCGAGGCGGAGCTCGGCATCGAGCACTGA
- a CDS encoding CocE/NonD family hydrolase, which translates to MTLQAEPTTAATVHAERHTVGGLATYVWRPDGPPRAVLVARTPYDAAGHAPEGVGWARHGVALVLQDVRGRHGSPGRFTPYAGEGPDGADLLAWTRRRPWVRGPVVLHGTSYGAHCALAALAALEEHGAAPADGPDAVSLAVPALGLGETAWTRGGAFQLASRLGWWGEHADLADWERVVDATRDDADRAALAARQRVPLLAIGGLHDHFAHDTVDLARAWGGPAWLVLGPWGHDLRGARRAERVLAWLDRLADGAPPTGAVVGDGTRSLRPGTPLRRRLAVALGGGILRVDPAHPVPSPPFGTRELDPRVRPDRLLLPVDLPCPGAGRALVADVAAYVAGDAPPGTPPDAVWCVALARRVPGPGGPVLEELAHGAAVGPRVTLGPVVLDPADDHVLVVAADAFPRTAPARSGSAHVRTVRHVDLEVAPWPLR; encoded by the coding sequence ATGACGCTGCAGGCCGAGCCGACCACGGCCGCCACCGTGCACGCCGAGCGGCACACGGTGGGCGGACTCGCGACGTACGTCTGGCGCCCCGACGGCCCACCCCGCGCCGTGCTCGTCGCCCGCACGCCGTACGACGCGGCCGGCCACGCGCCCGAGGGCGTGGGCTGGGCGCGCCACGGGGTCGCGCTCGTGCTCCAGGACGTGCGCGGGCGTCACGGCTCGCCGGGCCGGTTCACGCCCTACGCGGGCGAGGGGCCGGACGGCGCCGACCTGCTCGCCTGGACCCGTCGCCGACCGTGGGTGCGGGGGCCGGTCGTGCTGCACGGCACGTCGTACGGCGCGCACTGCGCCCTCGCCGCCCTCGCCGCGCTCGAGGAGCACGGGGCCGCACCCGCCGACGGTCCCGACGCCGTCTCGCTCGCGGTGCCCGCGCTCGGGCTCGGCGAGACCGCGTGGACCCGCGGGGGAGCGTTCCAGCTCGCCTCCCGCCTCGGCTGGTGGGGCGAGCACGCCGACCTCGCCGACTGGGAGCGCGTCGTGGACGCGACCCGCGACGACGCCGACCGCGCGGCACTGGCCGCCCGGCAGCGCGTGCCGCTGCTGGCGATCGGCGGCCTCCACGACCACTTCGCGCACGACACCGTCGACCTCGCCCGCGCTTGGGGCGGACCCGCCTGGCTCGTCCTCGGGCCGTGGGGCCACGACCTGCGCGGCGCGCGGCGCGCGGAGCGCGTCCTGGCGTGGCTGGACCGGCTGGCCGACGGCGCGCCGCCGACCGGAGCGGTGGTCGGGGACGGGACGCGCTCGCTCCGCCCCGGCACCCCGTTGCGCCGGCGGCTCGCCGTGGCTCTCGGCGGCGGCATCCTCCGCGTCGACCCGGCGCACCCCGTGCCGTCGCCGCCGTTCGGCACCCGGGAGCTCGACCCGCGCGTCCGCCCCGACCGGCTGCTCCTCCCCGTCGACCTCCCGTGCCCGGGAGCCGGGCGGGCGCTGGTGGCCGACGTCGCGGCGTACGTCGCCGGTGACGCGCCGCCCGGCACGCCGCCGGATGCCGTCTGGTGCGTGGCGCTCGCCCGCCGTGTGCCCGGCCCCGGGGGGCCCGTGCTCGAGGAGCTCGCCCACGGCGCCGCCGTCGGCCCGCGGGTGACCCTCGGTCCGGTGGTCCTCGACCCCGCGGACGACCACGTGCTCGTCGTCGCCGCCGACGCCTTCCCCCGCACCGCGCCCGCCCGCTCGGGCTCCGCGCACGTCCGTACCGTCCGCCACGTCGACCTGGAGGTCGCCCCATGGCCGCTCCGCTGA
- a CDS encoding ABC transporter ATP-binding protein yields MTTSLPPPLPPPSTPETPVLAADRITVGYRRAAVIDALSLGIEPGTATALVGPNGSGKSTLLAALARVLAPRSGAVRLDGTPLRDLPTRAVARRIALLPQTSTAPPGATVRELVEQGRYPQRGAWAMLRRTDDAAMERALERTGVSHLADRRLATLSGGERQRAWIAMALAQETDVLLLDEPTTYLDVRHQLDLLRLVGRLRDEGMTIVMVLHDLNQAARYAERIVALRGGEIVADGDPAAVVTPALLRDVFEIDAVVVPDPVSGRPHFVER; encoded by the coding sequence ATGACCACGTCCCTCCCCCCACCTCTCCCACCGCCCTCCACGCCGGAGACGCCGGTGCTGGCCGCCGACCGCATCACGGTGGGATACCGCCGGGCCGCCGTGATCGACGCCCTCTCCCTCGGGATCGAGCCCGGGACCGCCACGGCCCTCGTGGGCCCCAACGGGTCCGGGAAGTCCACCCTGCTCGCCGCCCTCGCGCGGGTGCTGGCACCGCGGTCGGGGGCGGTGCGGCTCGACGGCACGCCCCTGCGCGACCTCCCCACCCGGGCCGTCGCGCGCCGGATAGCGCTGCTGCCGCAGACGTCGACGGCTCCGCCGGGGGCGACGGTGCGGGAGCTCGTCGAGCAGGGGCGCTACCCGCAGCGGGGCGCCTGGGCGATGCTGCGGCGCACCGACGACGCCGCCATGGAGCGCGCCCTCGAGCGCACCGGTGTCAGCCACCTCGCCGATCGGCGGCTCGCGACGCTGTCGGGCGGCGAGCGACAGCGCGCCTGGATCGCGATGGCGCTCGCGCAGGAGACCGACGTGCTGCTGCTGGACGAGCCGACGACGTACCTCGACGTCCGCCACCAGCTCGACCTCCTCCGGCTCGTCGGTCGGCTCCGCGACGAGGGCATGACGATCGTGATGGTGCTGCACGACCTCAACCAGGCGGCGCGCTACGCCGAGCGGATCGTGGCGCTGCGCGGCGGGGAGATCGTCGCCGACGGCGACCCCGCGGCGGTCGTGACCCCGGCGCTCCTCCGGGACGTGTTCGAGATCGACGCCGTCGTCGTCCCCGACCCCGTCAGCGGCCGCCCGCACTTCGTGGAGCGGTGA
- a CDS encoding iron ABC transporter permease, protein MVLTRGATGRTTAPVAVHLLATAVLVALVVAALCLGEPRLSPAAVVDALRDPAHPQHVAVTEARLPRAVLGALAGLGLAVAGLLMQDALHNQVAGPELLGVSSGAAVVTAAVVVLALPVPLAALPYLALVGALVAGVLVLLAIGGSTRDPDQVVLVGAAVSAACAGLVVAIVGLGTEGNVVVLFRYLLGSLAARGWDHVAVVLPWVAVGVAVAVLLRRRVAALALGDVAATGLGVPVVRTRLTALAAAAALAAAVASVCGPVAYVALLAPHVVRRLLGSTSTARVLALSGVVGAVLLVAADLVSRLALYPVEVPVGVATTLVGVPALVWTLARSRDAR, encoded by the coding sequence ATGGTTCTCACTCGCGGCGCAACCGGGCGCACCACCGCCCCCGTCGCCGTCCACCTGCTCGCGACCGCGGTGCTCGTCGCACTCGTGGTCGCCGCGCTGTGCCTGGGCGAGCCGCGGCTGAGCCCGGCCGCCGTGGTCGACGCGCTGCGCGACCCCGCCCACCCGCAGCACGTGGCGGTCACGGAGGCGCGGTTGCCGCGGGCCGTGCTCGGGGCGCTCGCGGGCCTCGGGCTGGCGGTCGCCGGTTTGCTGATGCAGGACGCGCTCCACAACCAGGTCGCCGGTCCCGAGCTGCTCGGGGTCTCCTCCGGGGCCGCTGTGGTCACCGCCGCCGTCGTCGTCCTCGCGCTGCCCGTGCCCCTGGCGGCCCTCCCCTACCTCGCTCTCGTCGGCGCACTCGTCGCCGGCGTGCTCGTGCTGCTCGCGATCGGGGGCAGCACCCGCGACCCCGACCAGGTCGTGCTCGTCGGCGCCGCCGTCTCCGCAGCGTGTGCGGGCCTCGTCGTCGCGATCGTCGGTCTCGGCACCGAGGGCAACGTGGTGGTGCTGTTCCGCTACCTCCTCGGCAGCCTCGCGGCCCGCGGCTGGGACCACGTCGCGGTGGTGCTGCCGTGGGTCGCCGTCGGCGTCGCGGTCGCCGTCCTGCTGCGCCGCCGCGTCGCCGCGCTGGCGCTCGGGGACGTCGCGGCGACGGGCCTCGGCGTACCCGTGGTCCGCACCCGCCTCACCGCCCTCGCCGCGGCGGCCGCGCTCGCCGCCGCGGTGGCGAGCGTCTGCGGACCGGTGGCGTACGTCGCGCTCCTGGCCCCGCACGTCGTCCGGCGCCTGCTGGGCAGCACGAGCACGGCGCGGGTCCTCGCGCTGAGCGGCGTCGTCGGGGCGGTGCTCCTCGTCGCGGCCGACCTCGTCTCGCGCCTCGCGCTCTACCCCGTCGAGGTCCCGGTGGGCGTCGCCACGACGCTCGTCGGCGTACCCGCCCTCGTCTGGACCCTGGCCCGCTCCCGGGACGCCCGGTGA
- a CDS encoding SagB family peptide dehydrogenase, protein MAPPGAPGHPDVPGLRALHRELNRTATGGVDDPRGAREVLPPLVGPDVPGIPVPETALPGADLGEVLAARRSSYRYGAAPVPLGDLAALLRTALGVQRAVRLPDGRSRALPVAPSAGGLPSLAAYVVVRGPGVGLPGTPVPAGVHRADLRADEPTLAPVRVGDPTPFLSRALDQPELAERAGVVVALVARLNTTLPRYPARHYRTLHVDAGVALGHLYLAATALGLPGVAVMGYDDTAFDALLDLPEDQFTAVLFALGSRVEG, encoded by the coding sequence ATGGCCCCTCCCGGGGCGCCGGGGCACCCGGACGTCCCGGGCCTGCGCGCACTGCACCGCGAGCTGAACCGCACCGCCACCGGGGGCGTCGACGACCCGCGGGGTGCGCGGGAGGTGCTGCCGCCGCTCGTCGGTCCGGACGTCCCCGGGATCCCCGTCCCGGAGACGGCGTTGCCCGGCGCCGACCTCGGCGAGGTGCTCGCGGCACGGCGGTCGTCCTACCGGTACGGCGCCGCCCCCGTCCCGCTCGGCGACCTCGCCGCGCTGCTCCGCACCGCGCTGGGCGTGCAACGGGCGGTGCGGCTCCCCGACGGACGGTCCCGCGCCTTGCCCGTCGCGCCGTCGGCCGGCGGGTTGCCGTCGCTCGCGGCGTACGTCGTCGTGCGGGGGCCGGGCGTCGGTCTGCCGGGGACTCCTGTGCCCGCCGGCGTCCACCGCGCCGACCTGCGGGCCGACGAGCCCACGCTCGCACCGGTGCGGGTCGGCGACCCGACGCCGTTCCTGTCCCGTGCCCTCGACCAGCCGGAGCTCGCCGAGCGGGCCGGGGTCGTCGTGGCCCTGGTGGCGCGGCTGAACACGACGTTGCCGCGCTATCCCGCCCGGCACTACCGCACCCTTCACGTCGACGCCGGCGTGGCGCTGGGGCACCTCTACCTCGCCGCGACCGCCCTCGGGCTGCCGGGTGTCGCCGTCATGGGGTACGACGACACGGCGTTCGACGCCCTGCTCGACCTCCCGGAGGACCAGTTCACGGCGGTGTTGTTCGCGCTGGGGTCGCGGGTGGAGGGCTGA
- a CDS encoding DUF222 domain-containing protein codes for MPGVASSPGAGPGAVDVGHPVLEAIRVATAVLADDGRTGLGWLSAPQTGIALVDAHRLVARASALVAVLVEHAEAVELHRQNGASTAAVWLANATAVTRRDAYRLARIGEATAGRCATHLAPACEAGTVNTEQADVIIKALDALPDELPDELRLQAEETLVGFATDHDAKALRALGKKILTVIAPEVGEAHEAALLEREEREARAASRLSMVSDGHGKIHGRFTLPELHGAMLRKALDAYAAPQHLNTNDDPEQRFQAGRPTPERYGQAFQQLLEMLDQKDLPATGGTGATVVVTMTLESLLDGLAAASLDTGGTLSAAEARRLACEAGIIPAVLGTKSEVLDLGRTARFHTRAMRTAMAIRDGGCVAEGCTRPPHQTHAHHLTPWSAGGHTNVQDGCLLCDQHHHQIHDPLYLVERLGTGKLRFTRRE; via the coding sequence GTGCCGGGCGTCGCCTCGAGTCCCGGTGCCGGTCCGGGTGCGGTCGATGTGGGGCATCCGGTCTTGGAGGCGATCCGGGTGGCCACGGCCGTGCTCGCGGACGATGGGCGGACCGGGCTCGGGTGGTTGAGCGCGCCGCAGACCGGAATCGCGCTCGTTGACGCCCACCGCCTCGTCGCCCGCGCCTCGGCGCTGGTCGCGGTGTTGGTGGAGCACGCCGAGGCGGTCGAGCTCCACCGGCAGAACGGCGCGTCGACCGCCGCGGTATGGCTGGCGAACGCGACCGCCGTGACCCGGCGCGACGCCTACCGTCTGGCCCGCATCGGTGAGGCCACGGCGGGCCGCTGTGCCACCCACCTCGCCCCAGCCTGCGAGGCCGGGACGGTCAACACCGAGCAGGCCGACGTCATCATCAAGGCCCTCGACGCACTCCCCGACGAGCTCCCCGACGAGCTACGGCTGCAGGCAGAGGAGACGCTCGTCGGGTTTGCCACCGACCACGACGCCAAGGCCCTGCGAGCCCTGGGCAAGAAGATTCTCACCGTCATCGCCCCCGAGGTCGGCGAAGCCCACGAGGCCGCGCTGCTCGAACGGGAGGAACGCGAGGCCCGGGCCGCGTCGCGGTTGTCGATGGTCTCCGATGGCCACGGCAAGATCCACGGACGGTTCACGCTGCCCGAGCTCCACGGCGCGATGCTCCGCAAAGCCCTCGACGCCTACGCCGCACCCCAGCACCTCAACACCAACGACGACCCTGAGCAGCGCTTCCAGGCAGGCCGTCCGACCCCGGAGCGCTACGGACAGGCCTTTCAGCAGCTGCTGGAGATGCTCGACCAGAAAGACCTCCCGGCTACGGGCGGCACCGGAGCCACCGTCGTCGTCACCATGACGCTCGAGTCACTGCTCGATGGTCTGGCGGCCGCATCGCTTGACACCGGCGGCACCCTCAGCGCAGCCGAGGCCCGGCGGCTGGCGTGCGAAGCCGGCATCATCCCCGCCGTCCTCGGCACCAAATCCGAGGTCCTCGACCTCGGCCGCACCGCCCGCTTCCACACCCGAGCCATGCGCACCGCCATGGCCATCCGCGACGGCGGCTGCGTCGCCGAGGGCTGCACGAGACCACCCCACCAGACCCACGCCCACCACCTCACCCCATGGTCAGCCGGCGGCCACACCAACGTGCAAGACGGCTGCCTCCTCTGCGACCAACACCACCACCAGATCCACGACCCGCTCTACCTCGTCGAACGACTCGGCACCGGCAAGCTCCGCTTCACCCGACGCGAATAA
- a CDS encoding iron ABC transporter permease: protein MRSLLLAVGAALAVAALVAAHLFVGRSALAPGDVAAALLGHAREPAHEIIVLRFRLPRVLVGLAAGALLATSGVLVQAVVRNPLAEPATTGVGSGAALAVVVSLLVAPGHPYVALAALLGALAAGGLLFLLGRRSLALTGILLGAVLGALTSFALVLDSAPMGTVLRWLVGSLNARTTGDWDAVAPWLVTVPLAWLLASRMNAWALGETTAVGLGVRRLLTPAAILGVAVLAAAAAVTAAGAVAFVGLVAPHVARMLVGADHRRLVPAAAVLGALLLSAADLVAFAVSLELPGARPDVAGVPVGAVTALIGAPLLVHLVRRSARPTLQERG, encoded by the coding sequence GTGAGGTCGCTCCTGCTCGCCGTCGGCGCGGCCCTGGCCGTGGCGGCGCTCGTTGCGGCGCACCTGTTCGTCGGACGCTCCGCGCTGGCGCCCGGCGACGTCGCCGCGGCCCTGCTCGGGCACGCCCGGGAGCCGGCGCACGAGATCATCGTGCTGCGCTTCCGGCTCCCCCGCGTGCTCGTGGGGCTCGCGGCGGGAGCGCTGCTGGCGACCTCGGGCGTGCTCGTGCAGGCCGTCGTGCGCAACCCGCTCGCCGAGCCCGCCACGACGGGGGTCGGCTCGGGTGCCGCGCTCGCCGTCGTGGTGAGCCTGCTGGTGGCGCCGGGGCACCCGTACGTCGCGCTCGCGGCCCTCCTCGGCGCCCTGGCCGCCGGCGGGCTGCTGTTCCTGCTCGGGCGCCGCTCGCTCGCGCTCACCGGGATCCTGCTCGGCGCCGTGCTCGGGGCGCTCACCTCGTTCGCGCTCGTGCTCGACTCCGCGCCGATGGGCACCGTGCTCCGCTGGCTCGTCGGGTCGCTCAACGCGCGCACGACCGGGGACTGGGACGCCGTCGCCCCGTGGCTCGTGACGGTGCCGCTGGCGTGGCTGCTGGCCTCCCGCATGAACGCGTGGGCGCTCGGGGAGACGACGGCGGTGGGCCTCGGCGTACGGCGCCTGCTCACTCCCGCCGCGATCCTCGGCGTCGCGGTGCTCGCGGCCGCGGCCGCCGTCACCGCCGCGGGCGCCGTGGCGTTCGTCGGCCTCGTGGCGCCGCACGTGGCGCGGATGCTCGTCGGAGCCGACCACCGGCGGCTCGTGCCCGCGGCCGCCGTGCTGGGGGCGCTGCTGCTGTCGGCGGCGGACCTCGTCGCCTTCGCCGTGTCCCTCGAGCTGCCCGGCGCCCGGCCCGACGTCGCGGGCGTGCCCGTCGGTGCGGTGACGGCGCTCATCGGCGCGCCGCTCCTCGTCCACCTGGTGCGCCGCAGCGCACGCCCGACCCTCCAGGAGCGCGGATGA
- the amiA gene encoding streptamidine family RiPP, with the protein MNEFFSPVPARAALATHSAGHSNALVENPFDEVEAVEAEGDR; encoded by the coding sequence ATGAACGAGTTCTTCAGCCCCGTCCCCGCCCGCGCCGCCCTGGCGACGCACTCCGCCGGTCACAGCAACGCGCTCGTCGAGAACCCGTTCGACGAGGTCGAGGCCGTCGAGGCCGAGGGCGACCGCTGA